Within the Streptomyces vilmorinianum genome, the region AGAACCTCCAGATCGAGGGCACCGGCGCCTCACGCCTCGACGTCGTCTTCGACGCCAAGTACACCAAGCTCAACGCGATCCGGGCCGACGGGTCCGACGGGATCTACTTCCGCAACTTCACCGCCCAGCGCACCACCTTCAACTCGCTGTACGTCCTCGCGGCCGACGGCTTCGTCATCGACAACGTGCTGACCCGGTGGAACGACGAGTACGGCTTCCTCACCTTCGCCTCCGACCACGGCCTCTACAAGAACTGCGAGTCGTACGGCAACGGGGACTCCGGCATCTACCCCGGCTCGGCCTCCGACATCAACGACGGTCGCGGCTACGACGTCCCGCGCTACTCCATCGAGATCACCGGCTGCCGCAGCCACCACAACATGGTCGGCTACTCCGGCACGGCCGGGGACTCGGTGTGGGTCCACGACAACGAGTTCGACCACAACATGGGCGGCGCCTCCATGGACTCCGCCTTCCCCGGCCACCCCGGACTCCCGCAGAACCACGCCCGCCTCGAGCGGAACCTCATCCACGACAACAACGAGAACTACTACCGGTACGTCGCCGACGGCACCTGCGCCAAGCCGCCCGTCGAGCGGGGCTACGAGCAGGGCGTCGTCTGCCCGCAGATCTCCATGCCGCCCGGCACCGGCATCATCACCGCGGGCGGCAACTGGAACCTCTACGAGGACAACTGGGTGTACGGACACCAGCGCGCGGCCTTCTTCCTCAGCGCCGTCCCCGCCTTCATCCGGGGCGAGTCGGCCTGGGGCAAGCAGACCGACACCTCCCACCACAACCGCTACGCCGGCAACCACCTGGGCGTCGACAAGGCGGGCGCTTCCCGACCCAACCGTACGGACGTGTGGTGGGACGGCCAGGGCGGCGGCAACTGCTGGCAGGCCGACGCCGGGCCCTCGACCCCGGGCGCCCTGCCCACGTGCGGGACCCGCCGGGGCGAGGTCTCCGGGGACACCGACCGGCTCGTCGGCGAGCCGGCCAAGCTCGCCCATCTGCTGGTCTGCGCCGACTACAGCGTCCAGGCGCGGCGGCTGCCGGCCGGGTGCGACTGGTACGGGGCGCGGGGGATCCAGCGCGTCGAGACCCAGCTCGCGCTGGCGTTCGCGGTCGTCCTCGCCCTCGTGGGCGGCGCCCTGTGGTGGCGCAGGCTCCGCGGCAGCCGGCTCGCGGGCGCCGCGACCCTCGTGGGCCTCGCCGGCCTGGCCCTGGACGTGGCCGGCTCCACCCTGGGCCTGGCCTCCGGCCCCGTTCCCGCCCTGGCGCTGCTCCTGATCGGTGCCTGGTGGACGGCCCTGGGCCTGGCCCTCCGCCCCACCCGCCCCGCCTTCGCCTGGACCACCCTCGCCCTCGGCGCCCTCACCCTCCTCGACGCCTTCGACAAGGCGGTCCTGATGATCCCCTGGATCCCCCTGAGCCCCGCCTGGCTGCGCGGTCTCCTCGCGGTGGTGTGGGTCCTGTGGGCGGTGGTCGCGGCGGGCCGCCGCGCTCCCGGACACCCGACCGCCGAGGCCACGCCCGCGCGCGAGGCGAACGACATGGCGGCGTCGTGAGGGTGCGACTCACCAGGGCGGCGGCCCTCGCCGGGGTCGTCCTCGCCGTCGCCCTGAGCGCCGCCGGCTGCGGCGGGCGGCCCACCACCCATCACAAGCCGGGCACCAGCCACCAGGAGGCCACCGGCGCCAGTGGCACCCTGCTCGCGGCGAAGGACGAGGCCGGGCACCGGCTGCGGGAGGTGCCGGCCGAGGGCGCGCCCGCCGTACGGGTCGAGGCGCGGCCCGACACCGAAGGCGGCTGGAACATCCACCTCGCCGTGGAGAGGTTCCGCTTCACCCCGGAGAGCGTCGGCGGCGCGGCGATCCCGGGCCGGGGGTACGCCCGGCTCCTCGTCGACGGCAAGGAGACCGCGCGGGCCTACGGCCCCTGGCACCACGTCCCGCCCGGCGCCCGCACCGTGACCGTCCGCCTCCACGCGGACGACCACACCGCCTGGGCGGTCGCGGGCCGGCCGGTCGAGGCGACCGCCGCCCTGACGCCCACCACCCCCGCCGCCCCCGGCACGCCCACGACAGCCTCCACCCCGGCCGCGCCCAGCCCCGAGCCCGGCCGGACCGTCGAGATCACCGTCACCGGAACCTCCGTACAACCACCCCCCTCCCGCGTCGAGGTGAAGAAGGGCGAGCGCCTCACCCTCCGGGTCACCAGCGACCGCGCCGACACCCTCCACGTCCACGGCTACGACCGCGAACTCCCCCTCCTCCCCGGCAGACCCGCCTCCCTCACCCTCACCGCCGACCGCACCGGACTCTTCGAGGTCGAGACCCACGAGTCCGGACTCGTGCTGACCCAACTCGTCGTCCGGTGACCGCTCCCGCGCACCTCCTCGCCCACGGCGTCGGCTCCCAGCACGACCTCCCGCTCTCGCCCTTCTACGCCTACGCGGGCGCGTTCGCCGCGCTCTTCGTCTCCTTCCTCGCCCTGGGCCTCCTCTGGTCCTCCTCCCGCTTCCGCGGCGACCGGGCCGGCCGCCCCCTGCCCGCGGCCGTCCAGCGCCTCGCCGACGCCCCGGCCACCCGCACCGCCCTGCGGCTGACCGGCGCCGCCGCCGCCGTCACCGTCCTGCTCCACCTCCTCCTCGGGCCCGACGACCCCGACCGCAACCCCGCGCCCGGAGCCGTCTACGTCCTGCTCTGGGTCGGGATCGTCCCCGCCTCCCTCCTCCTCGGCCCCGTCTGGCGCCTCCTCAACCCCCTGCGCACCCTCCACGCCCTCCTTCCCGCTCCCCGCGACCCCCGGCCGCTGCCCGCAGGCCTCGGCATCCGGCCCGCGGCCGCGGGGCTCCTCCTCTTCGCCTGGCTCGAACTCGCCGCCCCCGACCCCGCGTCCACCACCACCCTCCTGTCGTTCCTCGCCGTCCACACGGCCGTCCAACTCCTGGGCGCCGCCCGCCACGGCGACCGCTGGTTCGCCCACGCCGACCCCTTCGAGGTCTACTCCTCCCTCCTCGCCCGGCTCTCCCCGCTCGGCCGCCGCGCCGACGGCCGCCTCGTCCTGCGCTCGCCCTTCAACGGCCTCGACTCCACCCCGCAGACCCCCGGTCTCCTCGCCACCGTCTGCGTCCTGCTCGGCTCCACCGCGTACGACGGCGTCTCCGACAACCCGCGCTGGATCACCACCCTCCAGACCTCCCCTCTCGGCCCGACCCTCACCGCGACCCTCGGACTGCTCGCCGCCGTCGCCCTCGTCGCCGCCCTCTACGGCCTGTGCGCAGGCACCCTGCGCCTCATGTCCCGCGCCCTCACCCACCCCCTCACGTCCTTCGCGCACTCCCTCCTTCCGATCGCCCTCGGCTACGCCGTCGCCCACTACTTCACACTCTTCGTCACCGAAGGACCACGTACCGTCATGATGGCAGCGGGCACTGACAACGCCCTCGCGCCCGCCCCGCCCCTGGCCCCCGGCGGCCTCGCCACCCTCCAGGTCGCCGCGATCGTCACCGGCCACGTCCTCGGCGTCGTCGCCGCGCACGACCGCTCCGTGCGCCTCTTCCCGCCGGCTCGGGCCGTGGCCGGCCAACTCCCGCTGTTCGCGCTGATGATCGCGTACACCCTCGGCGGCATCGGCCTGCTCATCGCCTGACCCGGACCAGGAACGGAGCGGCATCATGGACCCCGTGCCCCAGCCTCCCTCGCCCCGCCGTCCCCTCCGCCGCACCCCCGTCCAGCAGCGCAGCGCCGAGCGCCTCGCCCGGATCCTCGACGCCTGCGCCGAACTCCTCGAGGAAGCCGGCTACGAGCAGCTGAGCACCCGCGCCGTCGCCGTCCGCGCGGGCGTGCCCATCGGCTCCGTCTACCGCTTCTTCGGCAACAAGCGCGCCATGGCCGACGCCCTCGCCCACCGCAACCTCGACCGCTACGCCGAGCGGATCGCCGCCCGCCTCGCCGCGGCCGGGCAGGTCGACGCGTACGGCACGATCGACAGCGTCCTGGACGAGTACATCGCCATGAAGCGCACCGTCCCCGGCTTCGCGCTCGTCGACTTCGGCGTCCCCGCGCCCGCCACGGGCGAGTCGTCCGGCGCGAAGTCCGGCGCGAAGTCCCGCACAGGGTTCGGCGAAGAGTCCGGTGGCGGATCCGGTGACGGCTCCGGTGTCTACGCCAACCACCTCGTCGCCGACCGCCTCTGCGAGCTCCTCGCCACCCATCTCGGCCGCGTCGCCGACGACGCCCTGCGCCGCAAGGTGCTGGTCGGCGTCGAAACCGCCGACGCGCTGCTCCGGCTCGCCTTCCGCACGGATCCGTCCGGGGACCCCGCGCTCATCGCGGAGACCCGCGAGATCCTCTACGCCTACCTGGCACCCTCGCTGACATGACCCTCCCCAGCGTGCCTACCGGTCGGTATGCTCGCTGTTGCCCGCGTGCCACCGTCGCCGCCCCAGGGAGTCCGCCATGTCCACCGCCCTGCGCATCTGCCCGCTCTGCGAAGCCACCTGCGGGCTCACCCTGACCATCGAGGGCACCCGGGTCACCGGAGCCCGCGGGGACCGCGACGATGTCTTCAGCCAGGGCTTCATCTGCCCCAAGGGGGCCTCCTTCGGCGAGGTCGACGCCGACCCCGACCGGCTCACCGGACCTCTGGTCCGCAAGGACGGAGCCCTCCAGGAGGCCACCTGGGAGGAGGCGTTCGACACCATCGCCGCCCGGATCCGGCCACTGGTCGAGGAGTACGGGCCGAACGCGGTGGGTATCGTCCTCGGCAACCCCAACGTCCACACCATGGCCGGCGCCCTCTACCCGCCCCTGCTGATCGGTGCCCTGGGCACGCGGAACCTGTTCACCGCCTCCACGCTCGACCAGATGCCCAAGCACGTCTCCAGCGGGCTGCTCTTCGGTGACCCCTTCGCCATCCCCGTGCCCGACCTGGACCGCACCGCGCATCTGCTGATCCTCGGCGCCAACCCCCTGGACTCCAACGGAAGTCTCTGCACCGCCCCCGACTTCCCCGGCAAGCTCAAGGCGCTCCGCAAGCGGGGCGGCACCCTCACCGTCATCGACCCGCGCCGCACCCGTACGGCCAGGCTCGCCGACCGCCATGTCGCCATCCGCCCCGGCACCGACGCCCTCCTCCTCGCCGCGCTCGTCCACACCCTCTTCGAGGAGGACCTCACCGACCTCGGCACCCTCGCCGAGCACGTCGAGGGCGTGGAGGAAGTACGGGAAGCCGTACGGGAGTTCACGCCCGAGGCCGTCGCCGCCTCCTGTGACCTGAACGCCGCCACCATCCGTACCGTCGCCCGCGAACTCGCCGCCGCCCCCTCCGCCGCCGTCTACGGCCGGATGGGCAGCTCCACCGTCGCGTACGGCACCCTCGCCAACTGGCTCGTCGACGTCCTCAACGTCCTCACCGGCAACCTCGACCGCCCCGGCGGCGCGCTCTTCCCGCTCTCCGCCACCGCCCCCGCGCCCCGCCCGGCCGGACCCGGGAAGGGCTTCGCGCTCGGCCGCTGGAGCAGCCGCGTCTCCGGCCACCCCGAGGCCAAGGGCGAGTTCCCGATGGCCGCCCTCGCCGAGGAGATCGAGACCGAGGGCGAGGGCCGCATCCGTTCCGTGATCACCGTCGCCGCCAACCCCGTCCTGTCCGCGCCCGACGGGAGGCGCCTCGACGCCGCCCTGGACGCACTGGACTTCATGGTCGCCGTCGACCCGTACCTCAACGAGACCACCCGCCACGCCGACGTCGTCCTGCCCCCGCCGCCGCCCTCCCAGAGCGCCCACTTCGACTTCGCCTTCAACGGCTTCGCCGTCCGCAACCAGGCCCGCTTCAGCCCGGCCGCCGTCCCTCTGGAAGAGGGACGCATGGACGAGTGCGAGATCCACGCCCGGCTGATCCTCGCCGTCTCCGGGATGCACGGCGCCCCGCCCTCGGCCGTGGACGACCTCGCCATCAGCACCACGCTCGCCAAGGCCGTCACCCAGGAGCACTCGCCCCTCTTCGGGGGCGATCCGAAGGAGCAGGCCCGCCTCCTCGCCGGCCGCACAGGAGCCGAGCGGCGCCTCGACATGATGCTGCGCCTCGGCCCGTACGACCTCATCCTCGAAGACCTCCGCCAGGCACCCCACGGCATCGACCTCGGCCCGCTGAAGCCCCGCATCCCCCAGCTCCTCAAGACCCGCAGCGGCCGCGTCGAACTGCTGCCCGCGCCGATCGCCGCCGATCTGCCCCGGCTGCGCGCCGCGCTGTCCGCGGACCCGGCCGCACTTGTGCTCGTCGGCCGCCGCCACCTGCGGTCCAACAACAGCTGGCTGCACAACGCGCCGTCCCTCAACAGCGGTTCGAACCGATGCACGCTCCAGGTCCACCCGGACGACGCCGACCGTCTCGGCCTCGCCGACGGCAAGCCCGCCCGGATCGCGGCGGAGGGCGGCGAGCTGGAGGTCGAGGTGGAGATCACCGACGCCGTACGGAACGGGGTGGTGAGCCTGCCGCACGGCTGGGGCCACGACCGTCCCGGCACCCGCCTCGCGGTCGCCGCGGCCCGCCCCGGCGTCAACGTCAACCAGCTCCTCGACGGCACGCGGCTGGACCCGCTGTCCGGCACCGCCGTGCTCAACGGCTTCCCCGTGGACGTGGCACCCCTGCCGTGACCCCTGCTCTGACCTGGGTCTTTTGCTCGTATTGCTCACGCGTCAACATCTTGTTAACGGCTGAACAGGGCGCTTAACGTCATCGCCACCGCCGCTCCGGCGGCAGTTCAAGGGTGAACGTGAGGTGTCCTCCATGCTGACCGTCCTCGGCTTCGTCATGATCGCGACCTTCCTGGTCCTGATCATGATGAGGAAGATGTCGCCGATCGCGGCGCTCGTGCTGATTCCGGCGCTGTTCTGCGTGTTCGTCGGACAGGGCGCCCAGCTGGGCGACTACGTCCTCGAAGGGGTGGGCAAGCTCGCGCCCACCGCGGCGATGCTGATGTTCGCGATCGTCTACTTCGGCGTGATGATCGACGTCGGCCTCTTCGACCCGATCGTCCGGGGCATCCTGCGCTTCTGCAAGGCCGACCCTCTGCGGGTGGTCGTCGGTACGGCGGTGCTCGCCGCGATCGTCTCGCTCGACGGCGACGGCTCCACCACCTTCATGATCACCGTCTCGGCGATGTACCCGCTCTACAAGCGGCTCGGGATGAGCCTGGTCGTCATGACCGGTGTCGCCGCCACCGCCAACGGTGTCATGAACACCCTGCCCTGGGGCGGCCCCACCGCCCGCGCCGCGACCGCGCTCAAGCTGGACGCGGCCGACATCTTCGTCCCGATGATCCCGGCGCTCGGCGTGGGCCTGCTCTTCGTCTTCGTCCTCGCGTACGTCCTGGGCCTCCGCGAGCGCAAGCGCGTCGGCTACCTCTCCCTGGACGAGATCCTGGAGCCGGAGACCGAGACCGTCCTGGTGAAGGCCGGTGGCGGTTCGGACACCCCGAAGGCGTCCGGCGGCTCCGGCGACGCGCCCGGGCAGCCCGCGGAGGGCGAGGGCTTCCAGGGTCTCGACCCGAACCGTCCGACCCTGCGCCCCCGCCTCTACTGGTTCAACGCCGGTCTCACCGTCGCCCTGCTCGCCGCGATGATCCTCGAACTGCTGCCGATCCCGGTGCTCTTCCTGCTGGGCGCCGCGCTCGCGCTCACCGTCAACTACCCGAAGATGGCCGACCAGAAGGCCCGGATCGCCGCCCACGCGGACAACGTCCTGAACGTCGCCGGCATGGTCTTCGCCGCCGCCGTCTTCACCGGTGTCCTCACCGGCACCGGCATGGTCAAGCACATGGCCGACTGGCTCGTGGGAGCGATCCCCGAGGGCATGGGCCCGCACATGGCGCTGGTCACCGGTCTGCTCAGCCTCCCGCTCACGTACTTCATGTCGAACGACGGCTTCTACTTCGGCGTCCTGCCGGTCCTGGCGGAGGCGGGCGCGGCCCATGGCGTGTCCCCTCTGGAGATCGCCCGCGCCTCGCTCGTCGGCCAGGCCCTGCACATGTCGAGCCCGCTGGTCCCGGCCGTGTACGTCCTCGTCGGCATGGCGAAGGTCGAGTTCGGCGACCACACCAGGTTCACGGTCAAGTGGGCGGCGCTGACGTCGCTGGTGGTTCTCGCGGCCGGAATGCTCTTCGGGATCATCTGACGCGGACCCTGACGCGGACCCTGACGCGGACTCCCCACGCGAACTCCCCAAGCCCCGGTCACGCCGCGTGACCGGGGCTTGGGGCCGTCCGGGGGACATCGGGATTCCGTGCGGCGTTGCGACACCCTCGGTGGTGATGCGGTGACGGAAAGTCAGATTATCGGTTTATCCGTCCGACGTCTTCACGACTGGAGGAACCCCCGCATGACCGCTCTGGCTGTCCGTCCCCTGCTGTCCACCGCCGTCGCGACCCTCGCCCTGAGTGGCGTGGCCCTGGCCGGCGCCCCCGCAGCGTTCGCGGCTCCCGGCGACAACGGCGACATCAAGATCCACAGGAAGGGCACTGTCGAGCCCGATCAGAGCAACCACCCCAAGGTCTGCGAGTTCCACATCGCGGCCTTCAACTTCGACGGTCTCCAGCAGGTCCACTGGGAGATCTTCAACCAGCCGGGGAGCGGCCCCTTCGTGCGGGAGGGCGACATCACCCTCGACCCCTCGGGTGACGGCTACACCACGGACATGACGCTCCCCGACGGCATGTACAAGGTCGAGTGGACCTTCATGGGCCAGCAGGGCGCCAAGAAGAGCAAGGTCTTCAAGGTCGAGTGCGAGAACGGCAACGGCGGAAACGGCTCCACGAAGCCCCCGCACCACAAGCCTCCGCACCACAAGCCCCCGCACGGTCCGGTCGGCGCGGGTGGTGGCGGCAGTGCCGACACCACGGGCACCGACTCCTCCGCCTTCGGCGTCGGATCGGCCCTCGCCGCCGGCCTCGCGGGCACGGCCGGCCTGAT harbors:
- a CDS encoding TetR/AcrR family transcriptional regulator gives rise to the protein MDPVPQPPSPRRPLRRTPVQQRSAERLARILDACAELLEEAGYEQLSTRAVAVRAGVPIGSVYRFFGNKRAMADALAHRNLDRYAERIAARLAAAGQVDAYGTIDSVLDEYIAMKRTVPGFALVDFGVPAPATGESSGAKSGAKSRTGFGEESGGGSGDGSGVYANHLVADRLCELLATHLGRVADDALRRKVLVGVETADALLRLAFRTDPSGDPALIAETREILYAYLAPSLT
- a CDS encoding molybdopterin-dependent oxidoreductase yields the protein MSTALRICPLCEATCGLTLTIEGTRVTGARGDRDDVFSQGFICPKGASFGEVDADPDRLTGPLVRKDGALQEATWEEAFDTIAARIRPLVEEYGPNAVGIVLGNPNVHTMAGALYPPLLIGALGTRNLFTASTLDQMPKHVSSGLLFGDPFAIPVPDLDRTAHLLILGANPLDSNGSLCTAPDFPGKLKALRKRGGTLTVIDPRRTRTARLADRHVAIRPGTDALLLAALVHTLFEEDLTDLGTLAEHVEGVEEVREAVREFTPEAVAASCDLNAATIRTVARELAAAPSAAVYGRMGSSTVAYGTLANWLVDVLNVLTGNLDRPGGALFPLSATAPAPRPAGPGKGFALGRWSSRVSGHPEAKGEFPMAALAEEIETEGEGRIRSVITVAANPVLSAPDGRRLDAALDALDFMVAVDPYLNETTRHADVVLPPPPPSQSAHFDFAFNGFAVRNQARFSPAAVPLEEGRMDECEIHARLILAVSGMHGAPPSAVDDLAISTTLAKAVTQEHSPLFGGDPKEQARLLAGRTGAERRLDMMLRLGPYDLILEDLRQAPHGIDLGPLKPRIPQLLKTRSGRVELLPAPIAADLPRLRAALSADPAALVLVGRRHLRSNNSWLHNAPSLNSGSNRCTLQVHPDDADRLGLADGKPARIAAEGGELEVEVEITDAVRNGVVSLPHGWGHDRPGTRLAVAAARPGVNVNQLLDGTRLDPLSGTAVLNGFPVDVAPLP
- a CDS encoding right-handed parallel beta-helix repeat-containing protein: MSWTRRLLVALSVVLAALAAALVTAPGAQAHEERPVTFPDGSGSVPALRTGKPDLLVCKTDRADFTRRVAGFPAEVKARNLALFERCARSGFRHLQQAVDAVDRPGMTIAVLPGLYEEEPSLPAPTGACASLKAPMSGLGYQILSYEQQKQCPHNQNMVAILGKKNLQIEGTGASRLDVVFDAKYTKLNAIRADGSDGIYFRNFTAQRTTFNSLYVLAADGFVIDNVLTRWNDEYGFLTFASDHGLYKNCESYGNGDSGIYPGSASDINDGRGYDVPRYSIEITGCRSHHNMVGYSGTAGDSVWVHDNEFDHNMGGASMDSAFPGHPGLPQNHARLERNLIHDNNENYYRYVADGTCAKPPVERGYEQGVVCPQISMPPGTGIITAGGNWNLYEDNWVYGHQRAAFFLSAVPAFIRGESAWGKQTDTSHHNRYAGNHLGVDKAGASRPNRTDVWWDGQGGGNCWQADAGPSTPGALPTCGTRRGEVSGDTDRLVGEPAKLAHLLVCADYSVQARRLPAGCDWYGARGIQRVETQLALAFAVVLALVGGALWWRRLRGSRLAGAATLVGLAGLALDVAGSTLGLASGPVPALALLLIGAWWTALGLALRPTRPAFAWTTLALGALTLLDAFDKAVLMIPWIPLSPAWLRGLLAVVWVLWAVVAAGRRAPGHPTAEATPAREANDMAAS
- a CDS encoding CitMHS family transporter, which gives rise to MLTVLGFVMIATFLVLIMMRKMSPIAALVLIPALFCVFVGQGAQLGDYVLEGVGKLAPTAAMLMFAIVYFGVMIDVGLFDPIVRGILRFCKADPLRVVVGTAVLAAIVSLDGDGSTTFMITVSAMYPLYKRLGMSLVVMTGVAATANGVMNTLPWGGPTARAATALKLDAADIFVPMIPALGVGLLFVFVLAYVLGLRERKRVGYLSLDEILEPETETVLVKAGGGSDTPKASGGSGDAPGQPAEGEGFQGLDPNRPTLRPRLYWFNAGLTVALLAAMILELLPIPVLFLLGAALALTVNYPKMADQKARIAAHADNVLNVAGMVFAAAVFTGVLTGTGMVKHMADWLVGAIPEGMGPHMALVTGLLSLPLTYFMSNDGFYFGVLPVLAEAGAAHGVSPLEIARASLVGQALHMSSPLVPAVYVLVGMAKVEFGDHTRFTVKWAALTSLVVLAAGMLFGII